One Pan paniscus chromosome 16, NHGRI_mPanPan1-v2.0_pri, whole genome shotgun sequence DNA segment encodes these proteins:
- the LCMT2 gene encoding tRNA wybutosine-synthesizing protein 4: MGPRSRERRAGAVQNTNDSSALSKRSLAARGYVQDPFAALLVPGAARRAPLIHRGYYVRARAVRHCVRAFLEQIGAPQAALRAQILSLGAGFDSLYFRLKTAGRLARAAVWEVDFPEVARRKAERIGETPELCALTGPFQRGEPASALCFESADYCILGLDLRQLQRVEEALGAAGLDAASPTLLLAEAVLTYLEPESAAALIAWAAQRFPNALFVVYEQMRPQDAFGQCMLQHFRQLNSPLHGLERFPDVEAQRRRFLQAGWTACGAVDMNEFYHCFLPAEERRRVENIEPFDEFEEWHLKCAHYFILAASRGDTLSHTLVFPSSEAFPRVNPASPSGLFPASVVSSEGQVPNLKRYGHASVFLSPDVILSAGGFGEQEGRHCRVSQFHLLSRDCDSEWKGSQIGSCGTGVQWDGRLYHTMTRLSESRVLILGGRLSPVSPALGVLQLHFFKSEDNNTEDLKVTITKAGRKDDSTLCCWRHSTTEVSCQNQEYLFVYGGRSVVEPVLSDWHFLHVGTMAWVRIPVEGEVPEARHSHSACTWQGGALIAGGLGASEEPLNSVLFLRPISCGFLWESVDIQPPITPRYSHTAHVLNGKLLLVGGIWIHSSSFPGVTVINLTTGLSSEYQIDTTYVPWPLMLHNHTSILLPEEQQLLLLGGGGNCFSFGTYFNPHTVTLDLSSLSAGQ, encoded by the coding sequence ATGGGCCCCCGGAGCCGTGAGCGTCGGGCAGGCGCGGTACAGAACACCAACGACAGCAGCGCCCTCAGCAAGCGTTCCCTGGCCGCGCGCGGGTACGTGCAGGACCCCTTTGCCGCGTTGCTGGTTCCGGGCGCGGCGCGCCGCGCACCGCTCATTCACCGAGGCTACTACGTCCGCGCACGCGCCGTGAGGCACTGCGTGCGCGCTTTTTTGGAGCAGATTGGCGCGCCCCAGGCCGCGCTTCGCGCGCAGATCTTGTCTCTCGGCGCTGGCTTCGACTCGCTCTATTTTCGCTTAAAAACCGCGGGCCGCCTGGCCCGGGCTGCAGTCTGGGAGGTGGATTTTCCGGAGGTGGCGCGGCGCAAAGCAGAAAGGATTGGAGAGACGCCAGAGCTGTGCGCGTTAACCGGGCCTTTCCAGAGGGGGGAGCCCGCGTCCGCGCTGTGCTTTGAGAGCGCAGACTACTGCATCCTGGGTCTGGACTTGCGGCAGCTCCAGCGAGTGGAGGAGGCCCTGGGCGCCGCGGGGCTCGACGCAGCCTCACCCACTCTGCTGCTGGCCGAGGCGGTGCTGACCTACCTCGAGCCGGAGAGTGCCGCGGCCCTCATCGCCTGGGCAGCCCAGCGTTTTCCTAATGCCCTTTTCGTGGTCTATGAGCAGATGAGGCCTCAAGACGCCTTTGGCCAGTGCATGCTGCAACATTTTCGGCAGCTAAACTCCCCCCTGCATGGCCTGGAGCGCTTTCCTGACGTGGAGGCGCAGCGGCGCCGCTTCCTTCAAGCTGGCTGGACCGCCTGCGGTGCCGTGGACATGAATGAATTCTATCACTGCTTTCTTCCCGCAGAAGAGCGCCGGCGGGTGGAAAATATTGAACCCTTTGACGAATTTGAGGAGTGGCATCTGAAGTGCGCCCATTATTTCATTCTGGCAGCTTCTAGGGGAGACACCCTCTCCCACACCCTAGTGTTTCCATCCTCAGAGGCATTTCCTCGCGTAAATCCTGCTTCGCCTTCAGGGTTATTCCCTGCCAGTGTAGTCAGTAGCGAGGGCCAGGTCCCAAACCTGAAGAGATATGGCCACGCCTCTGTCTTCTTGAGCCCAGACGTTATTCTCAGTGCAGGAGGATTTGGAGAGCAGGAGGGGCGGCACTGCCGAGTGAGCCAGTTTCACTTGCTCTCAAGAGATTGTGACTCTGAATGGAAAGGCAGCCAAATAGGCAGTTGTGggactggagttcagtgggatGGACGCCTTTATCACACCATGACAAGACTCTCAGAGAGTCGGGTTCTGATTCTGGGAGGGAGACTGTCCCCAGTAAGTCCAGCCTTGGGGGTTCTCCAGCTTCATTTTTTTAAGAGTGAGGATAATAACACTGAGGACCTGAAAGTGACAATAACAAAGGCTGGCCGAAAGGATGATTCCACTTTGTGTTGTTGGCGGCATTCAACAACAGAAGTGTCCTGTCAGAATCAGGAATATTTGTTTGTGTATGGGGGTCGAAGCGTGGTGGAACCTGTACTAAGTGACTGGCATTTCCTACATGTAGGGACAATGGCTTGGGTCAGGATCCCAGTGGAGGGAGAAGTACCTGAAGCCCGGCATTCTCACAGTGCCTGCACTTGGCAAGGGGGAGCCCTTATTGCTGGAGGTCTCGGGGCTTCTGAGGAGCCATTGAACTCTGTGCTCTTTCTGAGACCAATCTCTTGTGGATTCCTCTGGGAGTCAGTAGACATCCAGCCTCCCATTACCCCAAGGTACTCCCACACAGCTCATGTGCTCAATGGAAAGCTGTTACTGGTTGGAGGGATCTGGATTCATTCCTCCTCATTTCCTGGAGTGACTGTGATCAATTTGACTACAGGATTGAGCTCTGAGTATCAGATTGACACAACATATGTGCCATGGCCATTAATGTTACACAACCATACTAGCATCCTTCTTCCTGAAGAGCAACAGCTCCTGCTCCTTGGAGGTGGTGGGAACTGCTTTTCCTTTGGTACCTACTTCAACCCCCATACAGTCACATTAGACCTTTCTTCCTTAAGTGCTGGGCAGTAA